CAATTTTGGCCGATCCACCATGGCAATTCCAAAATAGAACAGGGAAAGTTGCGCCAGAACATCGTAGATTGTCCAGATATGAAACAATGAATTTTGATGAGATCATGCAACTTCCGATTCAAAGGCTTACAGCAGAAACAGCCCACTTATATCTATGGGTTCCAAACGCCTTGCTCCCCGAAGGGTTAAAAGTCATGGCAGCATGGGGTTTTAGCTATAAAAGCAACATCATCTGGCATAAAATCAGAAAGGATGGAGGTTCTGACGGAAGGGGAGTTGGTTTTTACTTTAGAAATGTCACAGAAATGGTTCTATTTGGAGTAAAAGGAAAAAACGCAAGAACTTTGCAACCAGGAAGGACACAAGTAAATTATCTTGCGACAAGAAAGCGTGAACATTCGCGGAAACCTGATGAATTTTACGAAATTATAGAGGCCTGTAGCCCTGGACCGTATCTTGAACTTTTTGCCAGAGGCCCTCGCAAAGGATGGAGTGTGTGGGGCAACCAGTCTGAAGAGTATTATCCAGATTGGCCAACATACTCAAACCATTCTCAAACTGAACAAATTTCCGCCATTTGTACTCCCTCAAAATTCTAATGTAAGGGGCCTTTCGGCCCCTTCTACATTTCCATTTCCCATCCTTGCTCTTGCACAGCCCGTGGCCTCTCGGCCACGACCTCACCCCGCTCCATGGCCCCCTGGATCGCCACGCACCGTTCCTGCGCCAACTCCAGGAGCTGCCCTGACACATCCTCGTAGCGCTGCCCCCTGGCCTTCAGCTCCCGCCACACATCGGCCTTGCCGACCGTGCGGACAACGTAATCGGCCACGTGCGCGGTCTTCCGGTCCTGCAGATCCTCCGACAGGTCAGCGATGACCTGGGCAACCGTGGCCAGCGCGTGGCCACGCTCAAGCAGGTACGTGGCAATGATCCAGTCTGCCCGACTCCGGTCGTAATCCTGCCCGAAGTCCCCTTTCAGATGCGCCAGGCACTGCTCGTAGAACCACCACGGATCCGTGTCGTCAAAGGCGCTCCGCGTTTGCCGTAGCGAGTCCACCAGCGCGGCCTGCCGCGACCGCTCGTTGGCCTCGGCCAACCGCGTCCCCACATCGACCACTAGGCGTGGCCCTGCGGATGCGGTCTTCCCGGTCCGCCTGGTCAGGGTCGCATACGGAAAGAGACCGTCGCGGGAAACATGATGCGGTTTGCGGTTCGTAAACCCCGCCAAACGGCCCCAGTGGACCGCGTCCCGCGATCCAGCGTCTCCGCCGTACATTCGGCACAATTCGACCGATACGGCCTTCCTGACGGCCTCTGAGAGCTTCACGCCGTCATCCTGCACCCGCACCCACGCCTGGTAGTTCCCCGGCGAGGATTCGACCACCACGGCCGGGGCGAATCCATCCTTCCCCATCCGGTCTATGGTGGCCAAGGAAATGTCGTCCAGGAACACCAGCGGTTCCTGCTGCGACCGCGCAGGCCGGATATAAATATTCTCCCCCTGGGCGTTCTGCCGCTTCAGCCACGGGATCATGTCCAGGACCTCTTGCGCGGTCTTGTCGAACTTGCCCCAGAGGCCCTTTTCCCCTTCGGGTCCGACGTCAAAGAGCTGGCAGCCGAAGGCCTTGAGCTGGTGCGCAACGGCCGTGCGC
This portion of the Desulfomicrobium macestii genome encodes:
- a CDS encoding MT-A70 family methyltransferase, with amino-acid sequence MKQQKSPDAITSQAGRDLLNMHGDEQFTTILADPPWQFQNRTGKVAPEHRRLSRYETMNFDEIMQLPIQRLTAETAHLYLWVPNALLPEGLKVMAAWGFSYKSNIIWHKIRKDGGSDGRGVGFYFRNVTEMVLFGVKGKNARTLQPGRTQVNYLATRKREHSRKPDEFYEIIEACSPGPYLELFARGPRKGWSVWGNQSEEYYPDWPTYSNHSQTEQISAICTPSKF
- a CDS encoding DNA-primase RepB domain-containing protein, which encodes MADRTRTAVAHQLKAFGCQLFDVGPEGEKGLWGKFDKTAQEVLDMIPWLKRQNAQGENIYIRPARSQQEPLVFLDDISLATIDRMGKDGFAPAVVVESSPGNYQAWVRVQDDGVKLSEAVRKAVSVELCRMYGGDAGSRDAVHWGRLAGFTNRKPHHVSRDGLFPYATLTRRTGKTASAGPRLVVDVGTRLAEANERSRQAALVDSLRQTRSAFDDTDPWWFYEQCLAHLKGDFGQDYDRSRADWIIATYLLERGHALATVAQVIADLSEDLQDRKTAHVADYVVRTVGKADVWRELKARGQRYEDVSGQLLELAQERCVAIQGAMERGEVVAERPRAVQEQGWEMEM